From Xylocopilactobacillus apis, a single genomic window includes:
- a CDS encoding haloacid dehalogenase-like hydrolase, which translates to MVKRLISANASEVLAMNGSALKQSIKASEGRTILSENVVTHETMDGVTLSEEAAAFGADLILLNTLDVLNQVILGLYNGEESFATAKPHRDGEIIHHLQKLVGRPIGVNIEPVDSNAKMIEERLEIPVGRMASTETIQEAEQLGFNFICLTGNPGTGVTNKAIESSIRTAKENFSGLVIAGKMHGAGVNEPVVSLETTKQFLSAGADVILVPAVGTVPGLDDAELKQIVELVHSNDALVMSTIGTSQESSGASYIESVAIRNKIIGVDIQHIGDAAWAIQSPIENIYALSKAIRGERHTIQRMARSINR; encoded by the coding sequence ATGGTTAAAAGGTTAATAAGTGCTAATGCAAGTGAAGTTTTAGCAATGAATGGGTCAGCTTTAAAACAAAGCATTAAAGCATCAGAGGGAAGAACAATTCTTTCGGAGAATGTCGTTACTCACGAGACCATGGATGGAGTAACACTTAGTGAGGAAGCTGCTGCTTTCGGTGCGGATTTAATTTTATTAAATACGTTAGATGTATTAAATCAAGTTATTTTAGGTCTATATAATGGGGAAGAATCTTTTGCGACGGCTAAACCGCATCGTGATGGAGAAATTATTCATCATTTGCAAAAATTAGTAGGCAGACCAATTGGAGTTAACATAGAACCAGTAGATTCAAATGCGAAAATGATTGAAGAACGGCTTGAAATTCCTGTAGGCCGGATGGCTTCTACTGAGACAATCCAAGAAGCAGAACAATTAGGATTTAACTTTATTTGTCTCACAGGAAATCCTGGAACGGGGGTAACTAATAAAGCTATTGAATCTAGCATTAGAACTGCTAAAGAGAATTTTTCTGGTTTAGTAATTGCTGGAAAAATGCACGGTGCGGGGGTTAATGAACCAGTTGTTTCTTTGGAAACAACTAAACAATTTTTGTCGGCAGGGGCTGATGTAATTTTAGTTCCGGCGGTTGGAACGGTTCCAGGACTAGATGACGCGGAATTAAAGCAAATTGTTGAATTAGTTCATAGTAACGATGCGCTGGTGATGAGTACGATTGGAACCAGTCAAGAAAGTTCAGGTGCCAGCTATATTGAGTCGGTGGCGATCAGAAATAAAATAATTGGGGTTGATATTCAGCATATTGGAGATGCTGCATGGGCAATTCAATCACCAATTGAAAATATTTATGCTTTAAGCAAAGCAATTAGAGGTGAACGCCATACAATTCAAAGAATGGCGCGCTCTATTAATCGTTAA
- a CDS encoding GNAT family N-acetyltransferase codes for MIIRNAKVNDSEAIKDLCENELEYQTDLSLVKSQLSFITSHSDQQIIIVAEDNNLVVGFVHAQLYITLYSAPSLNILGLAVSKKYQKQGIGKTLMAKIESLALKNDIHQIRLNSGVERISAHRFYESVGYIHNKDQARYGKII; via the coding sequence ATGATTATTAGAAACGCAAAAGTTAACGATTCTGAGGCAATTAAAGATTTGTGTGAAAATGAATTAGAATATCAAACTGATCTGTCCCTAGTAAAATCTCAGTTAAGTTTTATCACTTCTCATTCTGATCAGCAAATTATTATTGTTGCAGAGGATAACAACCTAGTAGTAGGTTTTGTTCATGCACAATTGTATATCACGTTGTACAGCGCTCCATCCCTAAATATATTAGGATTGGCGGTTAGTAAAAAATACCAAAAACAAGGCATTGGTAAGACTTTAATGGCTAAAATTGAATCTCTAGCTCTTAAGAACGATATACATCAGATTCGACTTAATTCCGGTGTTGAAAGAATTTCTGCCCATCGTTTTTATGAATCAGTTGGGTATATCCACAATAAAGACCAAGCTCGTTATGGAAAAATTATTTAA
- a CDS encoding DUF3284 domain-containing protein, which translates to MKQILQIAVPAKYFFHRIVELTLYEIQQQTGQRLNASQLKDFSFKRKNANGTVSRITIKTYEPNKRYAYRIQTGHSEHEVIYKVKPLSGQRIRLIYEEKLLGKRNRFAKPISKFLTKLIRKRKFRKLKRQMEANYIQQESHKR; encoded by the coding sequence TTGAAACAAATTCTGCAAATCGCAGTTCCAGCAAAATATTTTTTTCACAGAATTGTTGAATTAACTTTATATGAAATTCAGCAGCAGACGGGACAAAGACTTAATGCCAGTCAATTAAAAGATTTTTCCTTTAAAAGAAAAAATGCTAACGGAACCGTTAGCAGAATTACTATTAAGACCTATGAGCCAAATAAACGATATGCTTATCGAATTCAAACGGGGCATAGTGAACATGAAGTTATATATAAAGTAAAACCTTTAAGTGGACAACGGATTCGTTTAATTTATGAGGAAAAATTATTAGGAAAGCGGAATCGTTTTGCTAAACCAATTTCAAAATTTTTAACTAAATTGATTAGAAAACGTAAGTTTAGAAAATTAAAGCGCCAAATGGAAGCAAATTACATTCAGCAAGAAAGTCATAAAAGATAA
- a CDS encoding GNAT family N-acetyltransferase, whose protein sequence is MNFKIVVASAPECDQIDDNLEKYNELALPILQENKFESFSYAAKDSNGKLIGGCVAYSSYYYIGYVDTLWVDEEYRNQGVGSKLMDQVEKSLKDYGCSLCHLDTFSFQAPGFYEKRGYKIFGTLEHKKAGISEYFLVKDLSGETNG, encoded by the coding sequence ATGAATTTTAAAATTGTGGTTGCAAGCGCGCCGGAATGCGACCAAATTGATGATAACTTAGAAAAATATAATGAATTAGCACTGCCGATTCTGCAAGAAAACAAGTTTGAAAGTTTTTCCTACGCAGCTAAAGATTCTAACGGTAAATTAATTGGAGGTTGTGTGGCATATTCATCTTATTACTATATTGGATATGTTGATACCTTATGGGTTGATGAAGAATATCGTAATCAAGGAGTTGGCTCTAAATTAATGGATCAAGTTGAGAAGTCCTTAAAAGACTATGGCTGTTCATTATGCCATTTAGACACATTTAGCTTTCAAGCTCCCGGTTTTTATGAAAAGAGGGGTTATAAAATTTTTGGTACTTTAGAACATAAAAAAGCAGGAATTAGTGAGTATTTTTTGGTGAAAGATTTAAGTGGAGAGACAAATGGTTAA